Part of the Pedobacter roseus genome is shown below.
AGTAACCAGCAATCGCAGGTATTATACCCTTTGGCAAAATTGCATTTATACGGCCAGTTTGTGGATGGTAAAAGTATTGGCGGTGCAATTGAACAGATTTATTTGTTTGTAGGATTGGCCTTTGGCATCTTGTTGATCGCCTGTATCAATTTTATGAACATGGCTACAGCCAAATCAGAAAAGCGTGCAAAAGAGGTAGGCATCAAAAAAACGATTGGCGCCAACAGAGCTTCACTGATCATTCAATTCTTAACCGAATCGATGATGCTGACCTTTATTGCGGTGGTTTTCGCTGTTGCCATCCTCGAAATATTTTTGCCAACCTTTAACAATCTGCTGAATATAAAGCTGGATATATCCTATTTCAATGGCAGCAGTTGGATCGGTATTTTAGGGATTGTTTTTGCTACGGGTTTAATTGCTGGCAGTTATCCTGCATTTTACCTCTCCTCTTTTAATCCCATCCAAACCTTAAAAAGAAAAATTAAATCAAAAGCTTTCTTTTCGGTTAGTTTAAGGCAGGTATTGGTGGTAGGGCAGTTCTGTTTTGCAATAATTCTCATTATTTCCACTTTGGTGATCTACAAGCAGATTCAATACATTAAAAACAGGCCTGTAGGATTTGATGTAAACGCCCTTGTAGAAATGCCGCAGGACGGTGAGTTGAAAGCGAAATATGAATTGCTGCGTTCGGAGTTGTTAAAATCGGGTGCGGTTACTTCGATGTTCCAATCGTCGGTGAGCTTATCACATCATGGCCGCAACTTTTCAGGCATAGAATGGGAAGGAATGTTGAAAGCTACAAACCAAATGTTCAACCAGGTAATCACCACTTACGATTTTACCAAAACCAATGGTATCAAATTAACCAGTGGAAGGGACTTTTCAGAAAAATTTGCATCAGATACCAGTGCGGTGATGGTCAGCGCTTCGGCAGTTAAGATTTTCAGTTATAAAAATCCGGTAGGTAAAACAGTTACCATTAATGGTGATAAATTTAATATCATAGGTGTTTTTGACGATTATGTTTGGGATTCGCCTTATAAATCGAATAACCCGATGGTGGTGTTTTTTGATAAGAAACAAACGGGAAACATCACCATGCGTTTAAATGAAAATAACAGTATTCAAAGTAATATGGAAACCATCAGCAGGATTACAAAAGCTTTAAATCCAGCTTATCCATTGGAGATTAATTTTTTAAATAACGTATACGCTGAAAAATACAATGCCGAAAAAACTTTGGGTATTTTGTCTAACCTTTTCGGCGGACTGGCGATTTTCGTTTCCTGTTTAGGATTATTTGGTCTGGTGGCCTATAGCGCCGAGCAGCGGACAAAAGAATTTGGGGTGCGTAAGGTATTGGGTGCTTCCTTATTCAACCTGATGCAGTTGTTATCCTTCTCTTTTGTAAAGATGATTGTAGTCTCCATCATTATCGCAATCCCTTTAAGTTACTTTTTAATGAATAAATGGCTGATGAAATTCGAATTCCATACCGAAATATCGTGGTGGATTATGCCACTTGCCGGATTGGGAACCCTATTGATGGCATTAATTACCGTAAGTTTCCAGGCTTATAAAACAGCTCATGCAAATCCTGTTGATGCACTTAAATATGAATAAGCTATGCGGTTAGCGTTTGGCGATCAGCGTAGAGTTATCGCTTACCGCCAAACGCCAAGCGCTATAACCTTCCAACCTTTAACCTTTCAACCTTCAACCTCAAAAATATGTTCAGACTCAACTTTAAAATAGCCCTGCGTAACCTTTGGAAGAACAAAGGCTTTACCTTGATCAACGTTGGTGGATTGGCAATTGGCATGGCCTGTTGCCTGATGTTGCTATTGTACGTTTATTACGAATGGAGCTTCGATAAACACTATAAAAATGCTGATAAGGTATATATTGCTGCATTAAATTTAAAGTTTAACGGCAAACTGGCTACTACCATGGCGGTTCCGAATAAACTAGCCAAAGCCGGCGCTTCAGAACTGCCGGGTATTAAAAGTGCAGCCCGCATGTCAATGAATAACGGAGAGAAATTATTCAGCCGTAATCAGCATAATTTTAAACTTTCAGGGATGAATGTTGATCCGGATTTTTTAAAGATCCTCGATCACAAATTCATCTATGGAGATCCAAATACGGCTTTAAGCGAACCGAATAACGTGTTGATCAGTCAATCTACTGCCAAAAAACTATTTGGCGGGGAGAACCCGATCGGACAAAGCATCAAATATGATAACAGGATCAGTTTAAAAGTAACGGCCGTTATAGAAGACCTTCCCAAAAACCAGAGTATGCAATACGATGTGTTGCAGCCCTGGGCTTTTTTTGAACAGGAAAATCCTTCTGAAAAAGAAAATAGTTGGGGCGCCATTACCTGTTTAACCTTATTTCAGCTTAAAGATAATGCTTCACAGGAGGCCACAAATGCCGCTCTAAAACATTTTATTGTAGATAAAGAGCCTGATTTAAAAGAAATGACTTATGAGCCTTTTCTTTTTCCTTTGAGCAAACTTCACCTGTATGATGATTTTGATAACGGAAAAGTGGTTGGCGGTAAAATAGATCAGTTAAGGTTATTCGTTTTTCTGGCTATCTGTGTGCTTTTTATAGCCTGCATCAATTACATGAACCTTTCTACCGCCAAATCTGAAAAACGGGCAAGAGAAGTAGGGGTGCGGAAAGCTTTAGGATCTACCCGCAATACCATTATGGGGCAGTTTATGGTAGAATCATTCCTGTTGTCGTTTTTAGCCATGTTAATTGCTTTCACGTTACTCGAGGTTTCATTGCCATATTTTAACAACCTGCTCGATATTTCGATCAAAATCAATTATGCTTCAACCGGTTTTTGGGCGGTATTGCTTGCTATGGTTTTGATTACTGGCTTGCTGGCGGGAAGTTATCCTGCATTTTACCTGTCATCTTTTATTCCGGTAAAAGTGCTTAAGGGATTTAAAGGTTCAACAGGTTCATTATCCATCCGTAAAACCCTGGTGGTGGTACAGTTTAGTCTTTCTATATGTATGATTATTTCGGCAATTGTAATTTACAGCCAAATCCAGCACCTTAAAAATAAACCTTTGGGTTTTGATGAAACGGCATTGGCACAGATCGACCTGGAAGGGGAATGGACAAAACCCGAAAAACTAAAAACCTTTAAAAACGAACTGGAGAGGGCAGGGGCTATCTTGGCTTCAACTGAATATGCCCGTTCTTTTACCAGCAGTGGTTCTATTACCGGTAATATTGTATGGCCGGGGAAACCTAAAAATGATGTTTCGATTATCAATTACAGGAGCACGGGTTTCGATTTTGCTAAAACTACAGGCGTAAAAATTATTGAAGGACGGGATTTTGATCCTAAATTTTCGGCTGATACCTCCACATCTCTGCTCCTCAATCAAAGTGCCGTTAAAATAATGGGTTTAAAAAATCCTATTGGTACCATTATCCATTGGGGCGATAATCCGCCACTTAAAGTCGTAGGCGTGGTACAGGATTATTCGAGCGAATCGCTTGCTTCAAAAATACAGCCAACCGTTTATTATTATAATGTTAAAACAAGTAAAGTACTCTTGCTTAAACTAAACCCTAATCAATCGCTTTCTGCCTCTATTGAAAAAATAAAATCAGTGAGCCAAAGTTTAAACCCGGCTTATCCTATAGAGGTGAAAATGGTTAGTCAGGGCATGGCCGAAAAACTCCGTAGTGAAAAGTTATTGAGCTCACTTTCGAATATTTTTGGCGGATTTGCCATTTTTATTTCCTGCCTGGGCCTGTTGGGTCTGGCACTCTATACCGCCGAGCAGCGGAGCAAGGAAATCAGCATCAGGAAAGTATTGGGTGCCAATCTTTCAGATATCCTGATCCTGCTGAACAAAGATTTTATGAAACTGGTGATTATTTCTAATCTGATCGCTATCCCGGTTGCCTATATCCTTCTGGCCAAATGGCTCGAAAAATATGATTATAAAATCACGGTAAACCTTTGGCCCTTTTTACTAGCGCTGTTAACCTCGGTGGTTATTGCCATTTTAACAGTTAGCCTGCAAACTTTTAAAGTAGCTAAAGCAAATGCTGTTGATGCACTTAAATATGAATAAAGAACTGCGCATGGCGTATGGCAATCAGCGTAGATTTATCGCTAATAGCCAAACGCTTTACGCTAAACCTCACTCAATATGTTTAAATTAAATTTGAAAATTGCCTGGCGGAACCTTTGGAAAAACAAAGGTTATACCCTGATCAATATCCTTGGCCTTTCTATCGGCATGGCCAGTTGTATCCTCATTTTTATTTTTATCCGCTATCAGCTCAGTTTTGATGAGAATTTTAAAAATGAAAGCAGAATTTACCGTGTAATAACCAGCTGGACTGCTCCTGACAGCTTTTTTGAATCTCCTGGTACGGCCAGACCACTTCCGCCAGCTATGCGGAACGACTTTAGTCAACAATTTGATAAAGTAGGAACCATTCAGGGTGGTGGAGGAATTATTAAGGTAAAAGATGCATTGGGAAAAGAAAGTATCAAAACTGCTGAGGATGTACATTACGCAGATCCGGATTTTTTTGAAATCCTTGATTTTAAATGGCTGGAGGGAAATCCCCGTCTATCTTTGAGTCAACCCAATACCGTTGTTTTATCTGATGAAATGGCCAATAAACTTTTTGGCGATTGGCATAAAGCCGTTGGACAAAGCATCAACTTTAAAAACAAAATAGACCTTAAAGTAACCGGGATTATAGAAAAAACACCCGAAAACAGCTCATTTCCGCTAAAAATTATCATTTCTTATAAAACTTACCAAAATCAGGCCGGGCCAGAGTTAAACAGCTGGGGATCAGTTTCCTCCTCATCCGAATGTTATGTGTTGCTAAAAGAAGGTGTTTCTATTGAGGATGTTAATCGAAATATTCCGCAGTTTATTAACAAATACTATCAAAAAGACGATATTTCAAAAGAAGGTCACCGTTTTCAGCCATTAAGGGATATTCACTATAATGAAGAGCTGGGCAATTTTGCAAACAAAGTAATCTCCAAAAAAGAACTTTACGGACTGGCTATTATCGGTGTTTTTTTATTGCTAACTGCCTGTATCAATTTCATTAACCTGGCCACCGCGCAAGCGGTAAGCAGAGGCAAAGAAGTTGGTGTGCGCAAAGTAATGGGAAGCTTACGCAGGCAATTGATTGTTCAGTTTTTAACCGAAACCTTAACCATAACAGTGCTCTCTTTGCTGGTAGGCTGTGTTTTAACCGAAGTTGCACTGCCGGGCATGCAAAGTTTGTTTAAAGATCATATTTCTTTTAGCATCATTGAACATCCCATTATACTTTTGTTTATGCTTGTTTTAGTGATATTGGTGAGCTTTTTGGCTGGCTTTTACCCTGCAATGGTCATGTCGGGCTATAGTCCGGCATTGGCGATAAAAAATAAAATTACCGCAAATGCCGCAGGCCTAAGTTTGCGGAAAATCCTTGTTGTGGTGCAGTTTGCGATTACCATTATCCTCATAATTGGTACTTTGGTGGTGCTGAGGCAGATGAGTTACATGCGCGAGAAACCACTTGGTTTTGTGCCAACGGCCGTAGCTTTAATTGATGTGCCTTCTGATAGTATGGCGATTACCCGTTACCATACCCTGCAGGATCAGCTCAATAAAATCCCCGGGGTATTATCAAGCAGTTATTGTAGTGCTGCTCCATCATCCGATTTTAACAATGAAAGTAACTTCAGATATAACAGCACCATCCAGGCTAATTTTCAGGCCAATACCAAAACCGGTGATGAAAATTATTTTAAAACATTCGGTTTAGAAATTATTGCGGGCAAGGGCTTAGCTAAAACCGATACCGTTAAAGATTATGTGGTGAACGAAACCCTGCTGAAAAAGCTGAATGTGGTTAATTATAACGAAGCCATAGGTAAAACCATTAGTGTACACGGTAAAAAAGGAACTATTGTTGGTGTGGTGAAAGATTTTAACAATAGAAGCCTGCATGAGCCAATTTCACCGATTATTTTAAATAGCGACAAAGAATCTTATACCACCATTGCAATAAAACTCGACCGTAAAAGTATATTGCCTGCCATGCAGGCGATCGAAAAAACATGGAATAATGTTTTGCCCGAATATGTATATGGATCTAATTTTTTGGATGATAAAATCAGCAGCTATTACCAAACGGAAAAAATAATGGGAGCCTTGTTTAAGGTTTTTGCAGGGGTAATTATCTTTATTTCCTTTATCGGTTTATTTGGATTGATCTCTTTCGTGGCCACTCAACGTACCCGCGAGGTAGCCATCCGGAAGGTATTAGGTGCATCTACCATCGAACTGGTTAAAATGTTGAACGGTTCATTTCTGCTGATGGTTTTTATAGCCAATTTAGTTGCATGGCCTTTAGCTTACCTGTTTGTTTCCAAATGGCTGGCAACTTTTAGCTACCGGATAGAGGTGAATATCTGGCCTTTTATTTTTGCCATGATCATCTCGATGACGATAACCCTTATCACTGTAAGCATCCGCTCTTACAAAGCTGCGGTTGCCAATACGATTGATGCTTTAAAATACGAATAAACCTGCGGATAACGTTTGGCGTTCAGCGTAGATTTATCGCTAACCGCCAAACGCTTTACGCTATACACAACGCCTTATGTTTAAACTTAATTTAAAAATTGCCTTACGTAACCTCTTCAGAAATAAAGTTTATGCAGCCATTAATATTG
Proteins encoded:
- a CDS encoding ABC transporter permease, which gives rise to MFRLNFKIALRNLWKNKGFTLINVGGLAIGMACCLMLLLYVYYEWSFDKHYKNADKVYIAALNLKFNGKLATTMAVPNKLAKAGASELPGIKSAARMSMNNGEKLFSRNQHNFKLSGMNVDPDFLKILDHKFIYGDPNTALSEPNNVLISQSTAKKLFGGENPIGQSIKYDNRISLKVTAVIEDLPKNQSMQYDVLQPWAFFEQENPSEKENSWGAITCLTLFQLKDNASQEATNAALKHFIVDKEPDLKEMTYEPFLFPLSKLHLYDDFDNGKVVGGKIDQLRLFVFLAICVLFIACINYMNLSTAKSEKRAREVGVRKALGSTRNTIMGQFMVESFLLSFLAMLIAFTLLEVSLPYFNNLLDISIKINYASTGFWAVLLAMVLITGLLAGSYPAFYLSSFIPVKVLKGFKGSTGSLSIRKTLVVVQFSLSICMIISAIVIYSQIQHLKNKPLGFDETALAQIDLEGEWTKPEKLKTFKNELERAGAILASTEYARSFTSSGSITGNIVWPGKPKNDVSIINYRSTGFDFAKTTGVKIIEGRDFDPKFSADTSTSLLLNQSAVKIMGLKNPIGTIIHWGDNPPLKVVGVVQDYSSESLASKIQPTVYYYNVKTSKVLLLKLNPNQSLSASIEKIKSVSQSLNPAYPIEVKMVSQGMAEKLRSEKLLSSLSNIFGGFAIFISCLGLLGLALYTAEQRSKEISIRKVLGANLSDILILLNKDFMKLVIISNLIAIPVAYILLAKWLEKYDYKITVNLWPFLLALLTSVVIAILTVSLQTFKVAKANAVDALKYE
- a CDS encoding ABC transporter permease gives rise to the protein MFKLNLKIAWRNLWKNKGYTLINILGLSIGMASCILIFIFIRYQLSFDENFKNESRIYRVITSWTAPDSFFESPGTARPLPPAMRNDFSQQFDKVGTIQGGGGIIKVKDALGKESIKTAEDVHYADPDFFEILDFKWLEGNPRLSLSQPNTVVLSDEMANKLFGDWHKAVGQSINFKNKIDLKVTGIIEKTPENSSFPLKIIISYKTYQNQAGPELNSWGSVSSSSECYVLLKEGVSIEDVNRNIPQFINKYYQKDDISKEGHRFQPLRDIHYNEELGNFANKVISKKELYGLAIIGVFLLLTACINFINLATAQAVSRGKEVGVRKVMGSLRRQLIVQFLTETLTITVLSLLVGCVLTEVALPGMQSLFKDHISFSIIEHPIILLFMLVLVILVSFLAGFYPAMVMSGYSPALAIKNKITANAAGLSLRKILVVVQFAITIILIIGTLVVLRQMSYMREKPLGFVPTAVALIDVPSDSMAITRYHTLQDQLNKIPGVLSSSYCSAAPSSDFNNESNFRYNSTIQANFQANTKTGDENYFKTFGLEIIAGKGLAKTDTVKDYVVNETLLKKLNVVNYNEAIGKTISVHGKKGTIVGVVKDFNNRSLHEPISPIILNSDKESYTTIAIKLDRKSILPAMQAIEKTWNNVLPEYVYGSNFLDDKISSYYQTEKIMGALFKVFAGVIIFISFIGLFGLISFVATQRTREVAIRKVLGASTIELVKMLNGSFLLMVFIANLVAWPLAYLFVSKWLATFSYRIEVNIWPFIFAMIISMTITLITVSIRSYKAAVANTIDALKYE
- a CDS encoding ABC transporter permease — protein: MFRLNLKIALRNLWKNKVSSFINVIGLAIGLAACLTLLLYVTYEWNFDKQAKNSADVYTTMTNIPGDNGKISGTFEGSTTAFGPAIKQALPELRYMARMDYGGKNLIANGQNAFKRQSKFAEPDILKMYDYTFIQGNANTALNSPNSVILTESTAKVLFGTTDVLNKIVRFKDRFDLNITGVIKDQPDNSSNKFDYLMPWAFYETVDQSAKNLNWSNFSFITLVMLKSGVNLELVNQKIDQIEKKNNTSNQQSQVLYPLAKLHLYGQFVDGKSIGGAIEQIYLFVGLAFGILLIACINFMNMATAKSEKRAKEVGIKKTIGANRASLIIQFLTESMMLTFIAVVFAVAILEIFLPTFNNLLNIKLDISYFNGSSWIGILGIVFATGLIAGSYPAFYLSSFNPIQTLKRKIKSKAFFSVSLRQVLVVGQFCFAIILIISTLVIYKQIQYIKNRPVGFDVNALVEMPQDGELKAKYELLRSELLKSGAVTSMFQSSVSLSHHGRNFSGIEWEGMLKATNQMFNQVITTYDFTKTNGIKLTSGRDFSEKFASDTSAVMVSASAVKIFSYKNPVGKTVTINGDKFNIIGVFDDYVWDSPYKSNNPMVVFFDKKQTGNITMRLNENNSIQSNMETISRITKALNPAYPLEINFLNNVYAEKYNAEKTLGILSNLFGGLAIFVSCLGLFGLVAYSAEQRTKEFGVRKVLGASLFNLMQLLSFSFVKMIVVSIIIAIPLSYFLMNKWLMKFEFHTEISWWIMPLAGLGTLLMALITVSFQAYKTAHANPVDALKYE